From a single Gracilimonas sp. genomic region:
- the ccoS gene encoding cbb3-type cytochrome oxidase assembly protein CcoS has protein sequence MEVIYLLIAFSLMVALIFLGLFFWAVKSGQFDDQYTPSMRVLFDDTNSNKKTTNHKNRDE, from the coding sequence ATGGAAGTAATTTATCTGCTTATTGCCTTCAGTTTAATGGTCGCTTTAATCTTCCTGGGATTGTTTTTCTGGGCAGTGAAAAGCGGACAGTTCGACGATCAGTACACACCATCGATGCGTGTACTTTTTGACGATACGAATTCAAACAAAAAAACAACTAACCACAAAAATCGGGATGAGTAA